The proteins below come from a single Chitinophaga pinensis DSM 2588 genomic window:
- a CDS encoding phospho-sugar mutase — translation MDNIIESKVSQWLDGQFDAETVAAVKKLQQENPDELADAFYRNLEFGTGGLRGIMGVGTNRMNKYTVGMATQGFANYLKQTFTGEIKFVIAHDSRNNSRYFAEVAANVLAANGIKVFLFESLRPTPELSFAIRHLAANGGIVLTASHNPKEYNGYKAYWNDGAQLVPPHDKNVIREVEKIASINEVKWSGGEANITLIGKEVDEAYLQMLKGLSIQPDVIKEQHDLKIVYTPIHGTGITLAPEILKRYGFTNVHVVEEQSTPDGNFPTVVYPNPEESEAMSIGLKKAKELDAAILLGTDPDSDRVGIAVKDLKGEWVLLNGNQTAVLLFNYIIEGRRQKGLAGSTDYVCKTVVTSDLIDVFAAQNNVKCYNVLTGFKWIADLIREKEGKEQFICGGEESYGYMIGDNVRDKDAIASVALICEMAAYAASQGRSLYEQLIDIYVKYGYYKENLISITKKGMKGAEEIADMMRGYRENPPTTINGSKVVTLYDYELQQVKSLNNGEVKPINLPKSNVLQFVLEDGSKISARPSGTEPKIKFYFSVNQALENAAGFDAATKALDQKVENIIKDMKLK, via the coding sequence ATGGATAATATTATTGAAAGTAAGGTATCACAATGGCTGGATGGCCAATTTGACGCGGAAACCGTAGCCGCAGTCAAAAAATTGCAGCAGGAGAACCCCGATGAACTGGCTGACGCATTTTACCGCAACCTGGAATTTGGCACAGGTGGTTTACGCGGTATCATGGGAGTAGGTACAAACCGTATGAATAAATATACGGTAGGTATGGCTACTCAGGGATTTGCCAACTACCTGAAACAGACCTTCACCGGAGAAATCAAGTTCGTTATTGCCCATGACAGCCGTAACAACAGCCGCTATTTTGCAGAAGTAGCTGCTAATGTACTGGCAGCCAACGGCATCAAAGTATTCCTGTTTGAAAGCCTCCGCCCTACTCCGGAACTGTCTTTCGCTATCCGTCACCTGGCCGCCAATGGTGGTATCGTACTGACAGCGTCTCACAATCCGAAAGAGTACAACGGTTACAAAGCTTACTGGAACGACGGCGCCCAGCTGGTACCTCCACACGACAAAAATGTTATCCGTGAAGTAGAAAAGATCGCTTCTATTAATGAAGTGAAATGGTCCGGCGGCGAAGCCAACATCACCCTGATAGGCAAAGAGGTCGATGAAGCTTATCTCCAGATGCTGAAAGGACTCAGCATTCAGCCGGATGTTATTAAAGAACAGCACGATCTTAAAATAGTATATACCCCGATCCACGGTACCGGTATCACCCTGGCGCCTGAGATCCTGAAACGTTATGGTTTCACCAATGTACATGTGGTAGAAGAGCAATCCACTCCGGATGGTAACTTCCCTACGGTTGTTTATCCTAACCCGGAAGAATCTGAAGCCATGAGCATTGGTCTGAAGAAAGCAAAAGAACTGGACGCGGCAATCCTCCTGGGTACGGATCCGGATTCTGACCGTGTAGGTATTGCTGTGAAAGACCTGAAAGGAGAATGGGTACTGCTGAATGGTAACCAGACGGCGGTATTGCTGTTCAACTATATTATAGAAGGCCGCAGACAGAAAGGACTGGCAGGTAGCACAGACTACGTTTGTAAAACTGTCGTTACTTCCGACCTGATCGACGTATTCGCTGCACAGAACAACGTGAAATGCTATAACGTACTGACAGGCTTCAAATGGATCGCTGACCTGATCAGAGAAAAAGAAGGTAAAGAGCAGTTCATCTGTGGTGGTGAGGAATCTTATGGTTACATGATTGGCGACAACGTACGTGATAAAGACGCTATCGCTTCTGTAGCCCTGATCTGTGAAATGGCTGCTTATGCGGCGAGCCAGGGAAGATCACTGTATGAACAACTGATCGATATCTACGTAAAATACGGTTATTATAAAGAGAACCTGATCTCCATTACCAAGAAAGGTATGAAAGGAGCAGAGGAAATCGCTGACATGATGCGTGGTTATCGTGAGAATCCACCAACCACTATCAACGGTTCTAAGGTAGTTACCTTATATGATTATGAACTGCAGCAGGTGAAGTCACTGAACAACGGTGAAGTGAAGCCGATCAATCTCCCTAAATCCAACGTACTGCAGTTTGTACTGGAAGATGGCAGCAAGATCTCTGCACGTCCTTCAGGTACAGAACCTAAGATCAAATTCTACTTCAGCGTAAACCAGGCACTGGAAAATGCAGCTGGTTTTGATGCTGCAACCAAAGCGCTTGATCAGAAAGTGGAGAATATCATTAAAGATATGAAGCTGAAATAA